One Candidatus Goldiibacteriota bacterium genomic window, TTCCGGAAAACTTAAATGAAGATGAACCATGGATAAAAGAAATGATAGGCAATCAATTGCCTGCGGTAAAGTGCGCTTTTCCGCTTAATGCTTCTCCCAGGGGAAATCAGGTGACACTGGGCAATTCAATACCTGCAACGCAGGGCAAAGGCTGGTATTACGATTACGGGAACGGCTGGATTTATATAAATTCCACCGCGAAAGATATAAAAGGC contains:
- a CDS encoding type II secretion system protein, whose translation is MRLKNNGFTLIELMVVVGIMGLLVAVAVPKFGQMLEKANLGATLGNLSAIRGAVHIYYGNNTFFPENLNEDEPWIKEMIGNQLPAVKCAFPLNASPRGNQVTLGNSIPATQGKGWYYDYGNGWIYINSTAKDIKGINYTVY